From Streptomyces sp. TLI_053, a single genomic window includes:
- a CDS encoding cytochrome P450, with the protein MTTPTAQPPTAQPPAAQSPAAQPPAAPAPTALHGPAFAADPQTVYERLRRQGPVAPVEIAPGVGALLVTDYQAALDLLRDTDTYSKDSRAWQQTVPPDSPLLPVLGYRPTALFSDGETHARYRQVITDGLALLEPHLLQRRVAEVAHRLIGTFGATGSADLIADYARRLPVHVVTTWFGVPDEHRERLVAGIVGMIESTRQAVTAYADLVAVVTAMVAERRERPRHDLTSWFLTHPAGLDNDEVVRQITLTMIAGNEPTTNLIGNALRRLLTDARYAGSLFGGAMTAHQAIDEVLWHEPPLANLSAHYPRCDTVLAGRAIPAGSLVLVSYAAANSEAAPPADSPDTAGLRSGESAHLAWAAGPHACPARDPALLIAITAVEQLTSRIGDLELAEPADTLRWRPGPFHRALVRLPVRFTPVAG; encoded by the coding sequence ATGACCACCCCCACCGCACAGCCCCCCACCGCACAGCCCCCTGCCGCACAGTCCCCTGCAGCACAGCCCCCCGCCGCGCCCGCCCCGACCGCCCTCCACGGCCCGGCCTTCGCCGCCGACCCGCAGACCGTCTACGAGCGGCTGCGCCGACAGGGCCCGGTCGCCCCGGTGGAGATCGCGCCCGGCGTCGGGGCCCTGCTGGTCACCGACTACCAGGCCGCGCTGGACCTGCTGCGCGACACCGACACCTACTCCAAGGACTCCCGGGCCTGGCAGCAGACCGTCCCCCCGGACTCCCCGCTGCTCCCGGTGCTCGGCTACCGGCCGACCGCGCTGTTCAGCGACGGGGAGACGCACGCCCGCTACCGGCAGGTGATCACCGACGGCCTCGCGCTGCTGGAACCGCACCTGCTGCAGCGCCGGGTGGCCGAGGTCGCCCACCGGCTGATCGGCACCTTCGGGGCCACCGGCTCCGCCGACCTCATCGCCGACTACGCCCGCCGGCTGCCCGTCCACGTGGTGACCACCTGGTTCGGCGTGCCCGACGAGCACCGGGAACGGCTGGTGGCCGGCATCGTCGGCATGATCGAGTCCACCCGGCAGGCGGTGACCGCGTACGCGGACCTCGTCGCCGTGGTCACCGCGATGGTCGCCGAGCGCCGCGAGCGCCCCCGGCACGACCTGACCTCGTGGTTCCTCACCCACCCGGCGGGCCTCGACAACGACGAGGTGGTCCGGCAGATCACCCTGACCATGATCGCCGGGAACGAGCCGACCACCAACCTCATCGGCAACGCCCTGCGCCGGCTGCTCACCGACGCCCGCTACGCCGGTTCGCTGTTCGGCGGCGCGATGACCGCCCACCAGGCGATCGACGAGGTGCTCTGGCACGAGCCGCCGCTGGCCAACCTCTCGGCCCACTACCCGCGCTGCGACACCGTCCTGGCCGGCCGGGCGATCCCGGCCGGCTCGCTGGTCCTGGTCTCCTACGCCGCCGCCAACTCCGAGGCCGCGCCGCCGGCCGACAGCCCGGACACCGCCGGGCTGCGCAGCGGCGAGTCGGCCCACCTGGCCTGGGCGGCCGGCCCGCACGCCTGCCCGGCCCGCGACCCGGCCCTGCTGATCGCGATCACCGCGGTCGAGCAGCTGACCAGCCGGATCGGCGACCTCGAACTCGCCGAACCCGCCGACACCCTGCGCTGGCGCCCCGGCCCCTTCCACCGCGCCCTGGTCCGCCTCCCGGTCCGCTTCACCCCGGTGGCCGGGTAG
- the zapE gene encoding cell division protein ZapE, protein MPAASRPDTATEPIAGVTGSPIALTDRRPVVPAERLVAEMVPPPRFSDVSFGTYLPDPGQPSQYEAVQVLEQFAGALNGGNGAAPKRGWFRRGAPAPVGPAGIYLDGGYGVGKTHLLASLWHAVPGPKAFGTFVELTNLVGALGFQQAVRTLSDHRLLCIDEFELDDPGDTVLVSTLLGRLVENGVKLCATSNTLPEKLGEGRFAAADFLREIQGLSAHFRPMRIDGQDYRHRGLPDAPPPYRDTEVDAVAARTPGASLDDFDTLLAHLPAVHPSRYGALLDDVTAVCLRGVRQVDDQSTALRLVVLADRMYDRELPITASGLPFDQVFPEEMLRGGYRKKYLRAVSRLVALARDSAKS, encoded by the coding sequence GTGCCCGCAGCCTCCCGCCCCGACACCGCGACCGAGCCGATAGCCGGCGTCACCGGTTCGCCGATCGCCCTCACCGACCGCCGTCCGGTCGTGCCCGCCGAGCGCCTGGTCGCCGAGATGGTGCCGCCGCCGCGCTTCTCCGACGTGAGCTTCGGGACGTACCTCCCGGACCCGGGCCAGCCCAGCCAGTACGAGGCCGTGCAGGTGCTGGAGCAGTTCGCGGGCGCGCTCAACGGCGGCAACGGCGCCGCGCCCAAGCGGGGCTGGTTCCGCCGCGGTGCCCCGGCCCCGGTCGGCCCGGCCGGCATCTACCTCGACGGCGGCTACGGCGTCGGCAAGACCCACCTGCTCGCCTCGCTCTGGCACGCCGTCCCCGGCCCCAAGGCCTTCGGCACCTTCGTCGAGCTCACCAACCTGGTCGGCGCGCTCGGCTTCCAGCAGGCCGTGCGGACCCTGTCCGACCACCGCCTGCTGTGCATCGACGAGTTCGAGCTGGACGACCCGGGCGACACCGTCCTGGTCTCCACCCTGCTCGGCCGCCTGGTCGAGAACGGCGTCAAGCTCTGCGCCACCTCGAACACCCTGCCGGAGAAGCTCGGCGAGGGCCGGTTCGCCGCCGCCGACTTCCTGCGCGAGATCCAGGGCCTGTCGGCGCACTTCCGCCCGATGCGGATCGACGGCCAGGACTACCGCCACCGCGGCCTGCCGGACGCCCCGCCGCCGTACCGGGACACCGAGGTCGACGCCGTCGCCGCCCGCACCCCGGGCGCCTCGCTGGACGACTTCGACACCCTGCTCGCCCACCTCCCCGCCGTCCACCCCAGCCGCTACGGCGCCCTGCTGGACGACGTGACCGCCGTCTGCCTGCGCGGCGTCCGCCAGGTCGACGACCAGTCCACCGCCCTGCGCCTGGTCGTCCTCGCCGACCGCATGTACGACCGCGAACTCCCCATCACCGCCTCCGGCCTCCCCTTCGACCAGGTCTTCCCCGAGGAGATGCTGCGCGGCGGCTACCGCAAGAAGTACCTCCGCGCCGTCTCCCGCCTGGTCGCCCTCGCCCGGGACAGCGCGAAGAGCTGA
- a CDS encoding indole-3-glycerol phosphate synthase — protein MFKTVLMIEKALSDADVELVTTLHSEEKVSFVVLMQPRGKQDELLRALDDVALGHLDKVVREHDESESGPTVATESLEHSLRHLRDAGAEAVGELVEEKPLDRLRAVVEEHRADEVVVLTSPHFVEEFFHRDWASQARHKVGVPVLRLFASDS, from the coding sequence GTGTTCAAGACGGTACTGATGATCGAAAAGGCGCTCTCCGACGCCGACGTGGAACTCGTCACCACGCTGCACAGCGAGGAGAAGGTGTCCTTCGTCGTCCTGATGCAGCCGCGCGGCAAGCAGGACGAGCTGCTGCGGGCGCTGGACGACGTGGCCCTGGGCCACCTCGACAAGGTGGTGCGCGAGCACGACGAGTCCGAGAGCGGGCCCACGGTGGCCACCGAGTCGCTCGAGCACAGCCTGCGCCACCTGCGCGACGCCGGCGCCGAGGCGGTCGGCGAACTCGTCGAGGAGAAGCCGCTGGACCGGCTGCGCGCCGTGGTGGAGGAGCACCGGGCCGACGAGGTGGTGGTGCTCACGTCCCCGCACTTCGTGGAGGAGTTCTTCCACCGCGACTGGGCCTCCCAGGCCCGCCACAAGGTGGGCGTCCCGGTGCTGCGGCTGTTCGCCAGCGACTCCTGA
- the msrB gene encoding peptide-methionine (R)-S-oxide reductase MsrB — MSYEIEKTDAEWRAELSPEEYHVLREAGTERPFTGKYTDTKTVGVYGCRACGAELFSSETKFDSHCGWPSYYAPLAGDRVQYIEDTTLGMRRVEVRCARCGGHLGHVFEGEGYGTPTDQRYCINSVSLTLKPAE; from the coding sequence ATGAGCTACGAGATCGAGAAGACCGACGCCGAGTGGCGTGCCGAGCTGTCCCCGGAGGAGTACCACGTGCTCCGGGAGGCCGGCACCGAGCGCCCGTTCACCGGCAAGTACACCGACACCAAGACCGTCGGCGTGTACGGCTGCCGGGCCTGCGGGGCCGAGCTGTTCAGCTCGGAGACCAAGTTCGACAGCCACTGCGGCTGGCCGTCCTACTACGCGCCGCTGGCCGGCGACCGTGTCCAGTACATCGAGGACACCACGCTCGGCATGCGCCGGGTGGAGGTCCGCTGCGCGCGCTGCGGCGGCCACCTGGGCCATGTCTTCGAGGGCGAGGGCTACGGCACGCCGACGGACCAGCGGTACTGCATCAACAGCGTCTCGCTGACGCTGAAGCCGGCCGAGTAG
- a CDS encoding DUF742 domain-containing protein gives MTAVPRRRMVPAYLATGGRARAGTDGFERLTVLFATGAGQPEALTELEAEHRRLWELLRPGALTVVEAAAHLRLPVSATVFLAADLVEAGCLHARAPIPRAQQTDRSLVERLLVGLRTLR, from the coding sequence ATGACCGCCGTCCCCCGCAGGCGGATGGTGCCCGCCTACCTGGCCACCGGCGGCCGGGCCCGCGCCGGCACCGACGGGTTCGAACGGCTCACCGTGCTGTTCGCGACCGGCGCCGGGCAGCCGGAGGCGCTCACCGAGCTGGAGGCCGAGCACCGGCGGCTCTGGGAACTGCTGCGGCCCGGCGCGCTCACCGTCGTCGAGGCCGCCGCACATCTGCGGCTCCCGGTCAGCGCGACCGTCTTCCTCGCGGCCGATCTGGTCGAGGCGGGCTGCCTGCACGCCCGCGCGCCGATCCCCCGCGCCCAGCAGACCGACCGCTCCCTCGTCGAGAGGCTCCTCGTTGGACTCCGCACTCTCCGGTAG
- a CDS encoding ATP/GTP-binding protein produces the protein MKLVVAGPFGVGKTTFIRTLSEIPTLHTEEAMTETGAPVDDLAGLPGKSTTTVAVDFGRLTLPGEVVLYMFGTPGQRRFFPLWQDIARGALGALVLADTRRLADSFEIMDMVEEQGLPYAVAVNRFPESPAHPPEVLRTHLDLHPATPLVLCDARERGSSLDALIALTEHVLHGLPPSAPEQS, from the coding sequence ATGAAGCTGGTGGTCGCCGGCCCCTTCGGCGTCGGCAAGACGACCTTCATCCGCACCCTCTCGGAGATCCCCACCCTGCACACCGAGGAGGCGATGACCGAGACCGGCGCCCCCGTCGACGACCTGGCCGGCCTCCCCGGCAAGTCCACCACCACGGTCGCGGTCGACTTCGGCCGGCTCACGCTGCCCGGCGAGGTGGTGCTGTACATGTTCGGCACCCCCGGCCAGCGGCGGTTCTTCCCGCTCTGGCAGGACATCGCGCGCGGCGCCCTCGGCGCCCTGGTCCTGGCGGACACCCGCCGGCTGGCCGACTCCTTCGAGATCATGGACATGGTCGAGGAACAGGGCCTGCCGTACGCGGTCGCCGTCAACCGCTTCCCCGAATCGCCGGCGCACCCGCCCGAGGTGCTCCGCACCCACCTCGACCTGCATCCGGCCACCCCGCTGGTGCTCTGCGACGCCCGCGAGCGCGGCTCCAGCCTGGACGCCCTGATCGCCCTCACCGAACACGTCCTGCACGGCCTGCCGCCCTCCGCACCGGAGCAGTCATGA
- a CDS encoding type II toxin-antitoxin system RelE/ParE family toxin yields MTGDRQAWTIEIEPEVRAWLRTCSIAEYRAAERAADRLADDGELLPFPLASHLGGPVRELRIGPMRITYWLAPARRAVLLTVFRKTRNRESDEVGRAHRAQKLCEAEHRPAGDHQVYDRDEEER; encoded by the coding sequence GTGACCGGCGACCGGCAGGCCTGGACGATCGAGATCGAGCCCGAGGTGCGCGCTTGGCTGCGCACCTGCTCGATCGCGGAGTACCGGGCAGCGGAACGCGCTGCCGACCGACTGGCCGACGACGGGGAGCTGCTGCCGTTCCCGCTGGCCAGCCACCTCGGCGGCCCGGTGCGGGAACTGCGGATCGGGCCGATGCGGATCACCTACTGGCTCGCCCCAGCCCGGCGGGCTGTGCTTCTGACCGTCTTCCGCAAGACTAGGAACCGCGAGAGCGACGAGGTGGGACGGGCGCACCGGGCCCAGAAGCTGTGCGAGGCCGAGCATCGCCCCGCGGGCGACCACCAGGTCTACGACAGGGACGAGGAGGAGCGATGA
- the murC gene encoding UDP-N-acetylmuramate--L-alanine ligase, translated as MHAPHFIGIGGAGMSGLAKILAVRGASVSGSDSKESETVLALRALGAAVHIGHAAEHVPDGASSIVVSSAIRADNPELAEARERGIPVVHRSDALAALMGGRRALAVAGTHGKTTTTSMLAVALGELGLDPSYAIGGDLDAPGSNAHHGTGEIFVAEADESDRSFHKYAPEVAIVLNVELDHHANYASIDEIHESFETFVARITPGGTLVVSADHDGARELTARVAGREGLNVVTVGAAEDADLRVLSVVARGMTSEVTVLLDGEELHFTVSVPGRHYAHNAVAALAAGVALGVPAADLAKALGAYTGVRRRLQLKGEAGGVQVIDSYAHHPTEMTADLEAIREATEGRVLVVFQPHLFSRTQQLAEEMGAALALADASVVLDIYPAREDPIPGVTSELILDAARRAGAEVTAEHDFAAAPALLAGLARPGDLLLTMGAGDVTNLGPEILGHLANVSTNV; from the coding sequence CTGCACGCCCCGCACTTCATCGGCATCGGCGGCGCCGGCATGTCCGGCCTGGCGAAGATCCTCGCGGTGCGCGGGGCCAGCGTCTCCGGCAGCGACTCCAAGGAGTCCGAGACCGTCCTCGCGCTGCGCGCCCTCGGCGCGGCCGTCCACATCGGCCACGCCGCCGAGCACGTGCCGGACGGCGCGAGCAGCATCGTGGTCTCCAGCGCCATCCGCGCCGACAACCCGGAGCTGGCCGAGGCCCGCGAGCGCGGCATCCCGGTGGTGCACCGCTCCGACGCGCTCGCCGCGCTGATGGGCGGCCGCCGGGCGCTGGCGGTGGCCGGCACCCACGGCAAGACCACCACCACCAGCATGCTCGCGGTCGCCCTCGGCGAACTGGGCCTGGACCCGTCCTACGCGATCGGCGGCGACCTCGACGCCCCCGGTTCCAACGCCCACCACGGCACCGGCGAGATCTTCGTCGCCGAGGCCGACGAGAGCGACCGCAGCTTCCACAAGTACGCGCCCGAGGTGGCGATCGTGCTGAACGTGGAGCTGGACCACCACGCCAACTACGCCTCGATCGACGAGATCCACGAGTCCTTCGAGACCTTCGTCGCCCGGATCACCCCCGGCGGCACCCTGGTGGTCTCCGCCGACCACGACGGCGCCCGCGAGCTGACCGCCCGGGTGGCCGGCCGCGAGGGCCTGAACGTGGTCACCGTCGGCGCCGCCGAGGACGCCGACCTGCGGGTGCTGTCGGTCGTCGCGCGCGGCATGACCAGCGAGGTCACCGTGCTGCTGGACGGCGAGGAGCTGCACTTCACCGTCTCGGTGCCCGGCCGCCACTACGCCCACAACGCGGTCGCCGCGCTGGCCGCCGGTGTCGCGCTGGGCGTCCCGGCCGCGGACCTGGCGAAGGCCCTCGGCGCCTACACCGGTGTGCGCCGCCGGCTCCAGCTCAAGGGCGAGGCGGGCGGTGTCCAGGTGATCGACTCCTACGCCCACCACCCGACCGAGATGACCGCCGACCTGGAGGCGATCCGGGAGGCCACCGAGGGCCGGGTGCTGGTGGTGTTCCAGCCGCACCTGTTCAGCCGCACCCAGCAGCTCGCCGAGGAGATGGGCGCCGCGCTGGCGCTCGCCGACGCCTCCGTGGTGCTGGACATCTACCCGGCCCGCGAGGACCCGATCCCCGGTGTCACCAGCGAGCTGATCCTCGACGCCGCCCGCCGCGCCGGCGCCGAGGTCACCGCCGAGCACGACTTCGCCGCCGCCCCCGCCCTGCTGGCCGGCCTGGCCCGCCCGGGCGACCTGCTGCTCACCATGGGCGCCGGCGACGTCACCAATCTGGGTCCGGAAATCCTCGGGCACCTCGCGAACGTTTCCACCAACGTCTGA
- a CDS encoding roadblock/LC7 domain-containing protein: protein MGWVLSPLLELPGVVHAVIATGDGLVEAASSGLGRASAERVAAMTATVHAAARAFTTAFTDTEQPRLAQTVVESELGFAVVVPAGENTSLAVFTTPEAQLGNVAYQMQVQVAALGRALASPARRQDAPRS from the coding sequence ATCGGGTGGGTGCTGAGCCCGCTCCTGGAACTGCCGGGCGTCGTCCACGCGGTGATCGCCACCGGTGACGGCCTGGTCGAGGCCGCCTCGTCCGGCCTCGGCCGCGCCTCCGCCGAGCGGGTCGCCGCGATGACCGCCACCGTCCACGCGGCCGCCCGCGCGTTCACCACCGCCTTCACCGACACCGAGCAGCCCCGGCTGGCGCAGACCGTGGTCGAGTCCGAGCTGGGCTTCGCCGTCGTCGTCCCGGCCGGGGAGAACACCTCGCTCGCGGTGTTCACCACACCCGAGGCCCAACTCGGCAACGTCGCCTACCAGATGCAGGTCCAGGTGGCCGCCCTCGGCCGAGCCCTGGCCAGCCCGGCCAGGCGGCAGGACGCCCCGCGGTCATGA
- a CDS encoding helix-turn-helix transcriptional regulator, which translates to MSSGYHTRWVVPPEHRETEEYRAAGRRMALAEAVHTRRSVLGWTAAELAERAGLDEAIVESIEESGVDPTLPLIERLAAAFDSAVRIDPSGDPAIRFEAHAA; encoded by the coding sequence ATGAGCAGCGGCTACCACACCCGCTGGGTCGTGCCGCCGGAGCACCGGGAGACCGAGGAATACCGGGCGGCCGGGCGGCGAATGGCACTGGCCGAGGCCGTGCACACCCGCCGGTCGGTGCTCGGGTGGACCGCCGCCGAGCTCGCCGAGCGGGCCGGACTGGACGAAGCGATCGTCGAGAGCATCGAGGAGAGCGGGGTGGATCCCACCCTGCCGTTGATCGAACGACTGGCCGCCGCCTTCGACTCCGCAGTCCGCATCGACCCTTCCGGAGACCCCGCCATCAGGTTCGAGGCCCACGCGGCCTGA
- a CDS encoding pyrimidine reductase family protein, whose protein sequence is MQQLISPPDAVFQDPESPEALAAVYAYPGQVNRGRPWLRANMVAGLDGAARLDGLSDGLSSPADKKIFGVLRALSDVVLVGAETVRAEGYGPAAAPAWSAAARRAAGQAPAPVIAVVSRSLGLDLAAPLFTEPPVRTVVITTEDAPARSLDAVAEVADVIAVGRGSVDLRAAVAALADRGWTRMLTEGGPRLLGQLAAADLLDELCLTLAPLITGGDAPRIIHDAEMPDVRRMRLVSLIEQKGFLFTRYLRPPTP, encoded by the coding sequence ATGCAGCAGCTGATCAGTCCGCCGGACGCGGTGTTCCAGGATCCGGAGTCGCCGGAGGCGCTCGCCGCCGTGTACGCGTACCCCGGGCAGGTGAATCGCGGCCGCCCGTGGCTGCGCGCCAACATGGTGGCCGGCCTGGACGGCGCCGCCCGGCTGGACGGGCTCTCGGACGGCCTGTCGAGCCCGGCCGACAAGAAGATCTTCGGGGTGCTGCGGGCCCTGTCGGACGTGGTGCTGGTGGGCGCCGAGACGGTGCGGGCGGAGGGGTACGGGCCGGCCGCGGCGCCGGCCTGGTCCGCCGCGGCGCGCCGGGCGGCCGGGCAGGCACCCGCCCCGGTGATCGCGGTGGTCAGCCGCTCGCTGGGCCTGGACCTCGCGGCGCCGCTGTTCACCGAACCGCCGGTGCGCACCGTGGTGATCACCACCGAGGACGCGCCGGCGCGCAGCCTGGACGCGGTGGCCGAGGTGGCCGACGTGATCGCGGTCGGACGGGGTTCGGTGGACCTGCGGGCGGCGGTCGCGGCACTGGCGGACCGGGGCTGGACCCGGATGCTGACCGAGGGCGGCCCCCGGCTGCTCGGGCAGCTGGCCGCCGCGGACCTGCTGGACGAGCTGTGCCTGACGCTGGCCCCGCTGATCACCGGCGGCGACGCGCCGCGCATCATCCACGATGCGGAAATGCCTGACGTGCGGCGGATGCGGCTGGTCTCATTGATCGAGCAGAAAGGATTCCTCTTCACCCGTTACCTGCGTCCGCCGACCCCGTGA